One segment of Radiobacillus kanasensis DNA contains the following:
- a CDS encoding galactitol-1-phosphate 5-dehydrogenase, with translation MKSLKLYGKRDIRFEEALKPTIEEEDEVVIKVKAVGICGSDLSRYLKLGPYIEGMIFGHEFSGEVVEVGSNVENVKVGDRVAGCPALYCGKCESCKKSEYARCDKLTVIGARHPGAYAEYVKLPSENVVVLPENVDYETAALVEPSAVVVHGFYKMDMQPGDEVAVMGCGNIGLLAIQWAKVFGAKKVYAIDIDPKKLDMAKGVGADELINPKEVSAHEQILGLTNGRGVDVAIESAGSPITSAQVLALPKKGGQVVFLGIPYGDVNIERFYFEKVVRNELQVIGAWNAVSAPFPGPEWTTTVHYMSTGQINVKPLITHRLRLEEGPETFESIIERKEFFGKVIFQPEVS, from the coding sequence ATGAAATCCTTAAAACTCTACGGAAAAAGAGATATAAGATTTGAAGAAGCTCTAAAGCCAACTATTGAAGAGGAAGATGAAGTAGTCATTAAAGTGAAAGCAGTTGGTATTTGTGGATCAGATTTGTCCAGGTACTTAAAGCTAGGACCATATATAGAGGGAATGATATTTGGTCACGAATTCTCTGGAGAAGTCGTAGAAGTTGGATCAAATGTGGAAAATGTAAAAGTGGGTGACCGCGTAGCTGGGTGTCCAGCATTATATTGTGGAAAGTGTGAAAGCTGTAAAAAATCAGAGTATGCAAGGTGCGATAAACTAACCGTAATAGGTGCACGACACCCAGGTGCCTACGCAGAGTATGTCAAGCTGCCTTCCGAAAATGTAGTGGTTCTTCCTGAAAATGTAGACTATGAAACAGCTGCGTTAGTTGAACCATCTGCGGTTGTTGTTCATGGATTCTATAAAATGGATATGCAGCCTGGTGATGAAGTTGCTGTTATGGGTTGTGGGAATATTGGATTACTTGCCATACAGTGGGCCAAAGTTTTCGGTGCAAAGAAGGTTTATGCGATTGACATAGATCCGAAGAAATTAGATATGGCTAAAGGGGTTGGGGCGGATGAACTTATAAATCCTAAGGAAGTTTCAGCCCATGAACAAATCTTGGGATTGACCAATGGCAGAGGAGTCGATGTAGCCATTGAATCAGCTGGATCCCCAATTACTTCTGCACAGGTACTTGCTCTTCCTAAAAAGGGAGGTCAAGTGGTCTTCTTAGGAATTCCATATGGAGATGTGAACATTGAAAGGTTTTATTTTGAAAAAGTGGTTAGAAATGAATTACAAGTAATTGGAGCATGGAATGCAGTTTCAGCACCTTTTCCAGGACCTGAATGGACAACAACTGTTCATTATATGAGTACAGGACAAATCAATGTAAAGCCTTTAATTACGCATAGATTAAGGCTAGAGGAAGGACCAGAAACGTTTGAAAGTATCATAGAAAGAAAAGAATTTTTCGGAAAGGTTATTTTCCAACCCGAAGTAAGCTGA
- a CDS encoding enhanced serine sensitivity protein SseB C-terminal domain-containing protein, which translates to MEFKDPFDEILQLAVEEPTKRYHFYKAFLELELVVIGKVASDPKEELTLDLKYIEIEGELILPVYSCWEKFHSILGSDFTYVKIPTQMLLDAIEVDKPWVLNPGFDLSKKIIPEELETLRDGRIVHHFFENLSDTEKKQLMTEQTTAVSDTTLDAISSYLQDYPSIKKAYITHIYNPSTNEQAYPLIGLEIDESDRQQAMELIHSISKKVNQHVPFQPLFEWMVLDESLPLATSMVEQTEPFYERDPLDSLRSMFH; encoded by the coding sequence ATGGAATTTAAAGATCCTTTTGATGAAATCCTGCAATTAGCCGTGGAAGAGCCAACCAAGCGCTACCATTTTTACAAGGCATTTTTGGAACTTGAATTAGTCGTAATAGGAAAAGTAGCTTCAGACCCAAAAGAAGAACTTACTTTAGATCTGAAATATATTGAAATCGAAGGGGAACTTATCCTTCCCGTATATTCTTGCTGGGAAAAGTTCCACTCTATCCTCGGGTCGGATTTCACCTATGTGAAAATACCTACACAAATGCTATTAGATGCTATTGAAGTGGACAAACCTTGGGTCCTAAATCCGGGTTTTGACCTGAGTAAGAAAATCATTCCAGAGGAGCTTGAAACGCTGAGGGACGGAAGAATTGTTCATCACTTTTTTGAGAACTTAAGCGATACAGAGAAAAAGCAGCTTATGACAGAACAAACCACAGCTGTCTCGGACACTACCTTAGATGCCATATCATCTTATCTTCAAGACTATCCTTCTATTAAAAAGGCTTATATCACCCACATCTACAATCCTTCAACAAATGAACAAGCCTATCCCTTAATAGGGTTAGAGATAGATGAATCGGATAGACAACAAGCTATGGAGTTAATCCATAGTATCTCCAAAAAAGTCAATCAACATGTACCGTTTCAACCACTATTTGAGTGGATGGTTCTTGATGAATCCCTACCGCTAGCTACCTCGATGGTTGAACAGACGGAGCCGTTCTACGAGCGTGATCCGTTAGATTCATTAAGGTCTATGTTTCATTAG
- a CDS encoding class I SAM-dependent methyltransferase, protein MDTVKHNQAAWDKKVNDGAVYTKPVSGEEVAKSKQGNWSINLTPTKTVPQNWFPNSLKGLKVLCLASGGGQQGPVLAAAGADVTVVDISQKQLDQDELVAKRDGLSLQTIQGSMSNLHFFEDGTFDMVIHPVANLFVEDVKPVWQEAARVLKENGSLLSGFANPLLFIFDDEQEMRGNLEVKHSIPFSTLDPMNEAERENHIAAHETIEYGHTLEDQIQGQIEAGFMIAGFYEDNFGGSRELDPYINTFMVTRAIKRSDI, encoded by the coding sequence TTGGATACAGTTAAACATAACCAAGCTGCTTGGGATAAAAAAGTGAACGATGGGGCGGTTTATACGAAACCAGTTAGTGGGGAAGAGGTAGCCAAAAGTAAACAGGGGAATTGGTCGATTAACTTAACTCCTACAAAGACTGTTCCTCAGAATTGGTTTCCAAATTCCTTAAAGGGTCTAAAAGTCTTATGCCTTGCTTCTGGTGGCGGTCAACAAGGCCCAGTGCTGGCTGCAGCTGGAGCAGACGTGACGGTTGTTGATATTTCACAAAAGCAATTAGATCAGGACGAACTTGTTGCAAAGCGCGATGGTTTATCTTTGCAGACGATCCAAGGAAGCATGTCGAACCTTCATTTTTTCGAAGATGGGACATTCGATATGGTCATTCATCCCGTAGCTAATCTTTTTGTAGAGGATGTAAAACCAGTGTGGCAGGAAGCCGCAAGAGTATTAAAAGAAAATGGTTCTCTTTTATCTGGGTTTGCGAACCCGCTTTTGTTCATTTTCGATGATGAACAAGAAATGCGGGGGAACTTGGAAGTTAAGCATTCTATTCCATTTTCTACGCTTGATCCTATGAATGAAGCGGAACGAGAAAATCATATAGCTGCTCATGAGACGATTGAATATGGTCATACATTAGAGGATCAAATTCAAGGGCAAATAGAAGCTGGATTTATGATTGCTGGTTTTTACGAAGATAATTTTGGTGGGAGTCGTGAGTTAGACCCTTATATAAATACGTTTATGGTGACGCGTGCTATTAAGAGAAGTGATATATAA
- a CDS encoding YfiT family bacillithiol transferase — MDERYPIGQFEHQGEITKGDIEQWLKEVEELPKQIKDVVQYMSEEQLDTPYRDGGWSVRQVVHHVADSHMNSFIRFKLALTEENPTIKPYEEAEWAEQADYQLPVAFSLATIEAIHKRTVHLLQSIGFDEFEKTFIHPESGKQTLSKYLGFYNWHGRHHLAHITQLVEKMDWK, encoded by the coding sequence ATGGATGAAAGGTATCCTATTGGACAATTTGAACATCAAGGGGAAATCACCAAAGGCGATATTGAACAATGGTTAAAGGAAGTAGAGGAGCTTCCGAAGCAAATAAAAGATGTCGTACAGTACATGAGTGAAGAGCAGCTAGATACACCATATCGTGATGGCGGCTGGTCGGTGCGTCAAGTTGTTCATCATGTAGCGGATAGTCATATGAATAGCTTTATTCGTTTCAAACTGGCTTTGACAGAAGAGAATCCAACCATCAAGCCATATGAAGAAGCGGAATGGGCAGAGCAAGCTGATTATCAGTTGCCTGTAGCGTTTTCTTTAGCAACAATAGAAGCCATTCATAAACGAACGGTTCATCTATTGCAAAGTATAGGTTTTGATGAATTTGAAAAAACATTCATTCATCCAGAGTCTGGCAAACAAACATTGTCAAAGTATTTAGGGTTTTACAACTGGCATGGTAGACACCATTTAGCTCATATCACACAATTAGTTGAAAAGATGGATTGGAAGTAA
- a CDS encoding aldo/keto reductase: protein MTKHVQLGKSELYVNPIGLGTNAVGGHNLYPNLDEEAGKDLVRTALNHGINFLDTAFIYGPERSEELIGEVMKEEGKRKEAILATKGAHKFVDGEVVMDNSPEFLTKSVEDSLKRLQTDYIDLYYIHFPDKDTLKAEAVGALSRLKEQGKIRAIGVSNFSLEQLKDANKDGYVDVFQGEYNLLQREAEKDLLPYVSEHNISFIPYFPLASGLLAGKYTEHMTFDDLRKNMPHFQGATFKDNLAKVDQVRKIADAKGTEVAHVVLAWYLTRDGVDAVIPGAKRADQVLNNLKTLDVSLTQAEIEEIDHIFR, encoded by the coding sequence ATGACGAAGCACGTTCAGTTAGGTAAATCTGAACTTTATGTAAATCCCATAGGCTTAGGAACAAATGCGGTTGGTGGGCACAACTTGTATCCAAACCTAGATGAAGAGGCTGGCAAAGACCTTGTACGAACCGCTTTAAATCATGGTATCAACTTTTTAGACACAGCTTTTATATATGGTCCTGAGCGTTCCGAAGAATTAATCGGCGAGGTTATGAAAGAAGAAGGTAAGCGGAAAGAAGCGATTCTTGCAACAAAAGGAGCTCATAAATTTGTAGATGGCGAAGTCGTGATGGACAACTCACCAGAATTTCTTACGAAGTCCGTGGAGGATAGCTTAAAGAGACTGCAAACAGACTATATCGATTTGTATTACATTCATTTTCCAGACAAGGATACTCTGAAAGCAGAAGCAGTTGGTGCATTAAGCCGATTGAAAGAACAAGGAAAAATCAGAGCCATTGGAGTATCCAACTTCTCCTTAGAACAGTTGAAAGATGCCAACAAGGATGGCTATGTGGATGTATTCCAAGGCGAGTATAACTTATTGCAAAGAGAGGCGGAAAAGGATCTTCTTCCTTATGTTTCGGAGCATAATATTTCGTTTATCCCGTACTTCCCTCTTGCTTCAGGATTACTAGCCGGGAAATATACGGAACATATGACATTTGATGATCTTCGCAAAAACATGCCACATTTCCAAGGTGCAACTTTTAAGGACAATCTTGCGAAAGTTGATCAAGTGAGAAAAATTGCTGATGCAAAAGGTACAGAAGTGGCCCATGTTGTCCTTGCTTGGTATTTAACTCGTGACGGGGTAGATGCTGTCATCCCTGGAGCAAAGCGCGCCGACCAAGTATTAAACAATCTAAAAACATTGGATGTTTCCCTCACACAAGCAGAGATTGAAGAGATTGATCATATTTTTAGATAG
- a CDS encoding histidine phosphatase family protein — translation MQILLIRHGQSEADLLNVHEGSADYPLTEEGIDQVNRMAKRVLKEFPPDFIWASTQKRARKTADILADLIGCPITYLTELREHDNGDLAGQPLDEVPFPWGLHPHEKFGLTGESAIEFRARGEQAFSYMKKNSTEYKRIAIVSHGGMISRIIESFLGLPCNHDIFFKTDDTGIHLLEYKETGRSILFSNSSTHL, via the coding sequence ATGCAAATTTTACTCATTCGCCATGGTCAATCAGAAGCAGACTTGTTGAATGTCCATGAAGGAAGTGCTGATTATCCGTTGACGGAAGAAGGAATAGATCAAGTGAATCGAATGGCAAAAAGAGTATTGAAGGAGTTTCCTCCTGACTTTATTTGGGCTAGTACACAAAAAAGAGCAAGGAAGACTGCCGATATTTTAGCAGATTTAATAGGATGCCCCATTACATACTTAACGGAGTTACGCGAACATGATAACGGGGATCTAGCTGGTCAACCTTTAGACGAAGTACCGTTCCCATGGGGGTTACACCCACATGAAAAGTTTGGATTAACAGGTGAATCGGCTATTGAATTCCGAGCAAGAGGAGAGCAAGCATTTTCTTATATGAAGAAGAATAGCACCGAATACAAGCGTATTGCCATCGTGTCCCATGGAGGAATGATTTCTAGAATTATAGAAAGCTTTCTAGGACTGCCTTGCAATCATGACATTTTTTTCAAAACGGATGACACTGGCATTCACCTACTAGAGTACAAGGAAACAGGAAGATCTATCCTTTTCTCCAATAGCTCAACACACTTATGA
- a CDS encoding DinB family protein → MNSFVHHALHQINIAVDTTSQMLDKLEEQDLKIRPTESKFSVGELAAHLSMICEADFQISNGASSEEMDTFYNRAEPTTIKDIKDTLLHSYDVLKKGYENLSESRLQEEVTSHWGVTYTRYEWLLEIIAHLYHHRGQLHAMLVHHLSKDPGIPLFE, encoded by the coding sequence ATGAATTCATTTGTACATCATGCTTTACATCAAATTAATATTGCAGTGGATACTACTTCACAAATGTTAGATAAGCTAGAGGAACAGGATCTAAAGATAAGACCCACCGAGAGTAAGTTTTCTGTAGGAGAATTAGCAGCACATCTTTCTATGATTTGCGAAGCGGATTTTCAAATATCTAACGGAGCATCTTCAGAAGAGATGGATACCTTCTATAATCGAGCAGAGCCAACTACCATCAAGGATATAAAAGATACCCTTCTACATAGTTATGATGTTTTGAAAAAGGGATATGAGAACCTATCAGAGAGTCGGTTGCAAGAAGAAGTAACTTCGCATTGGGGTGTTACTTATACCCGTTATGAATGGCTGCTAGAGATTATTGCCCATCTATATCATCACCGTGGACAGTTACATGCAATGCTCGTACATCATCTAAGTAAAGACCCAGGAATTCCATTATTTGAATAG